The following is a genomic window from Corynebacterium incognita.
CCAAGGGCAACATCATCTCTGGAGTGAAACGTGACATCGACGCCGCGAACCGGACGCTCACGCTTACTTACCCTGAAGGTGAAGCGCCGGATAATCCCTTCATCATGCAGGCGGTCAACAAGGACGGCTCAGGCATGGCGTTAGTGGTGACTCTGCGGGACCCGAATTATAAGCAAGCCACCGATTCTGAAGGCAATACTGTGGAAGCCAAGGGAGAAAAGGTGGGCGCAGGAGAGGAGCAGTCCGCCGTGGACCGCGTCCTTGACGCACCACTGTGGGTGCTTGTCATCGCAGGCGTTGCCTTGTTGGCGATCATTGCCACCGTCATCGGGCTCATTCGGGCCAGTTCCAAGCGTAAGAAATAGCGTCAAAGTCAAGTAAATACGCTTTACATTCGGCCAGTCCGTGCGGGTAGAGGCGGACAAGGTACTCTGTAAGGAACGTGAAGAGCGCATCACGGTGCGTGCAAGAACCGTCAATGGCTATAGGTCAAGGGAGCAGGTGTGACTGTGAGTGACGAAGGGTTGTTCGAGGCCCAAGGTGAACAGCTGGGGTTGACCGGACGCCCCGTGCGGGAGCTTCCGGAACCGAAGCCCCTCGATTCCCATGGGCCCGCGACCATTTTGTCCATGTGCAACCAGAAGGGCGGCGTGGGTAAGACCACCACCACGATCAACATGGGTGCGTGCCTAGCCGAGTTCGGCCGCCGTGTCCTGCTCGTGGACCTTGACCCACAGGGCGCACTGTCCGCAGGGTTGGGCATCAATCACAACGATATCGAAGACACGATCTACGACGTCATGCTGGACAACCAGACGTCGATCCACTCCGCGATCCTCCACACCGCGACCCCGGGACTGGACGTCGTACCCGCGAATATCGACCTGTCCGCCGCGGAGATCCAGTTGGTCAACGAGGTGGGCCGCGAGCACACCCTTGCCCGTGCCCTGCGCCCAGTGTCCCGCGACTACGACTTCATTATCATCGACTGCCAGCCTTCGCTGGGCCTGCTCACGGTCAACGCCTTGGCGTGCTCCGCGGGCGTGATTATCCCTATGGAGTGCGAGTTCTTCTCGCTTCGTGGTCTGGCGTTGTTGACTGACACCGTGGAGAAGGTCTCCGAGCGTATCAACTTTGATCTTGAGGTGTTGGGCATCCTGGTGACCATGTTCGACCGGCGCACCAAGCATGCCCGTGAGGTCATGTCACGCGTGGTTGATTACTTTGACGACAAGGTCTTTGACACCGTGATTACCCGCACCGTCCGGTTCCCAGAAACCTCCGTCGCGGGCGAACCCATCACCAGCTGGGCCCCGAGCTCGCAGGGCGCTGAACAATACCGCAACTTGGCGCGCGAGGTCATCGAACGCACCGAGCGCCACCGCCGTTAACGTGGAGGGGACTCGGCGCGGCGACGCCGCCCCTCCCGCGGGCAGGGCGGAGCAGCCGGAAATCACGGGGTTCCGCATCGCCCTGGCTAACTTCGAGGGGCCGTTCGACCTGCTGTTGCAGCTTATTTCCGCGAAGAAACTCGAGGTAACCGATGTGGCGCTGGCGGAGGTGACCGACGAGTTCGTGGCCTACGTCCGGGCCCTTGGTGATACCGCCGACTTGGACGAGGTCACCGAGTTCCTGGTCGTCGCTTCTACGCTGCTTGACCTCAAGGCGGCACGCCTACTGCCGCGCGGTGAGGTCGATGACCTGGACGACCTTGAACTGTTGGAATCCCGCGATCTGTTATTCGCGCGCTTGCTCCAGTACCGCGCCTACAAGAAGGTCGCGGACCAGTTCGCGCAGTGGCAGCGCGAGGCGCAGCGGCGCTACCCGCGCGTGGTGGGCCTGGAGGAGCAGTTCGCGCAGCTGCTGCCGCCGGTTGCCCTTGGACACAGTCCAGCCAGCTTCGCCGAGCTCGCGGCCAGTGTGTTTCGCCCGAAACCTCCCGAGGAAGTCGCAACTGGTCATGTGCACCAGGTGGCTGTCTCTGTTCCGGAGCAGGCGGGCAAGATCATGAGCACGCTCAAGCTCTTGGGGCCCGAACAGTGGATGAGTTTTGCGGCGCTCACCCGGGATTGCACCGAGTCCATGCATGTCGTCGGGCGGTTCTTGGCGTTGCTGGAGCTGTACAAGGCGCGGGCCGTGGACGCCGAGCAGCCGGAAGCACTGGAGGAGCTCAACGTCTCCTGGACAGGTCTGGACGTGGACCCCGCGGTCGTCGCCGCCGCCAACTGGGATTAGTCTAGGCGTTATGGATTTGCCGCTCATTTCGCCGCTGCGCTCGCACATAGAGTCCATCGTCCTGGTCGTCGACACCCCCGTGTCCGCGGCCGCCATCGCCCACGCTGTTGATGCTGAACTCGCGGACGTCGTCGCCGTGCTCAAGGAGATTGCCGCGGAATTCGACTCCCGCGGAAGCGGAATGGAGCTGCGGGAATCGGCAGAAGGCTGGCGGCTGTATACCCGCCAAGACAACGCAGGGGTCGTCGAGAAGTTCCTGCTTGATGGCACCCAGTCCAAACTTTCGCGCGCTGCCTTGGAAACGCTCGCGGTGGTGGCTTACCGCCAGCCCGTCACCCGGGCTCAGGTCGCAGGAGTCCGCGGGGTGAACGTCGACGGCGTCATGCGCACCCTCACGTTGCGTGGGCTGGTGCGCGAGGTCGAAGCCCCCGAAGGGCAGTCCGCCGGCGGGGCGCATTTCTACGAGACTACGGAGCTCTTCCTTGAACTTTTAGGGATCGATTCCCTCGACCGCCTGCCGGACCTGGCTCCGCTGCTGCCGGACATCGACTCCATCGACGAGGATTTTTAGGCCTCGTCAGCTCGCGCGGCGAGGAAATCGTGGTGGAGGGGAGTAGTGGGGTAGTCTGGTGGGCGCTAGACATCAATTTCATATTCTCTTGAGAAAAGGACACAACACTGTGACCCCACCCGCTCGCCGCGAAGGCACACCGGACAGCCAAGGAGACAAGCGCGCGCCCCGCGCCGCTGACATCCTTATCTCCAACGCAAAACCAGCCAAACGCCAGCACGTGCGCAAGTCCGATCGTGACAGCGCCCGCAAGAAGGCCACCGCCGAATCTGTAGCGGCTGAACTCGGCGCCGATTGGCTGTATGAGAATGAACCACACAGCCAGAATCATCATGGCGCGTCGCAGGGAGAGCGCCTGCAGAAGGTACTGGCGAAGGCCGGCGTCGCGTCCCGCCGCCACGCCGAGATCCTCATCGACGCCGGTCGCGTCGAGGTCAACGGCGAAGTCATTAAGCGCCAGGGCGTGCGCGTCGATCCGTCGGTGGACGTCATCCGCGTCGACGGCGTGCGTATCAACGTCAACGAGGACATGGAATACTTCATCCTCAACAAGCCCCGCGGCATGCAGTCGACCATGCAGGATGAGCTGGGCCGCCCCTGCGTGGGCGGCGTCCTTTCGGAACGCACCGCTTCGGGCCAGCGCCTGTTTCACGTTGGCCGTTTGGACGCGGACACCGAGGGCCTGTTGTTGCTCACTAACGACGGTGAACTGGCCAACCGTCTCATGCACCCCAAGTACGAAGTGAAAAAGACGTATCTTGCCACCGTGCTCGGCGAAGCAGATAACAAGCTGGTCCGCCAGCTCAAGGACGGTATTGAGCTGGAAGACGGCATGGCCAAGGCGGACTTCGTCCAGGTCGTGGACAAGAACCAGGGTTATTCCTTGATTCGCGTTGAGTTGCATGAGGGGCGCAAGCACATCGTGCGCCGCATGCTCAAAGAGGCCGGTTACCCGGTCCAGCGCCTCGTGCGCACCAAGATTCACACCGTCCAGCTTGGCGAGCAGAAGCCCGGGCATTTGCGCGCGCTCAACTCGGCCGAGCTGACCTCGTTGTTTAAAGTGGTGGGGATGTAAATGGAGGTACATTCTTTGTTCGACGTCTCAAACATGCCCAACCAAGGGCTCATTTTCGCTGTCGACGGCCCGTCGGGTACCGGCAAGTCCACCACCTGCCGCGCGCTGGCGAAGCGGCTTGGTGCGAAGTACGTGGACACTGGTGCGATGTACCGGGTAGCCACCCTTGCAGTGCTGCGCGCCGGAGTGGATCCCGCTGATGCGCCGCGGGTTATCGAGGTAACGACGGACATGCCGATGGACGTCTCCGATGATCCGGACTCTAAGGCCGTGTTGCTGGCAGGGGAGGACGTCTCCGCGGAGATTCGCGGTGACGCCGTCACCCGTAACGTCTCCGCGGTGTCCGCGATCCCGGAGGTCCGTGACAACCTGGTCACCCTCCAGCGGAAGCTGGCGAATGATGCCCACCGCGCCATCGTGGAGGGGCGCGACATCGGCACAGTCGTACTTGCCGACGCCCCGGCGAAGGCCTACCTGACCGCCTCGGCGGCGGTCCGTGCGCAGCGGCGCCATGATCAGAACCTGGCCGCGGGCATGGAATCCGACTTTGATACCGTGCTCGCCGACGTCGAGCGCCGTGATGCCGCGGATTCGTCCCGCGCCACCTCGCCGCTGCGTCCCGCTGAGGATGCCGTGGTCGTGGATACCTCTGAAATGACCTTGGACGAGGTCCTGAATCGTCTCACCCAGATTGCCAAGGAGTCCGCACGATGACCGAGAAGCCTTCCCAGAACCCTGGCCAGCTGCCGGACGAGAACGAAGAGACCCAGATTGTGTACCACGCTCCTGGAGGTGGCGAGATCGACGCCTCCTCCGTGTGGGTCGAAGAAGAAGCGGCGGCTAACCATGGTGGCTGGGCCGCGGATGACTTCGACGAAGAAGATTTTGACTACGAGTTTGACGAGTCGGAGCTGGACGAGTCCGAGTTTGGGGAGCCGGACTTCGGCGACGACGAGCCCCTATCCGAGGAGGATTGGGAGGCCCTGGCTGCCGAGTACGGGATCGGTGGGGCGGACGTCACCGAAGAGGCCTTGTGCACCGTGGCGATCGTCGGCCGCCCCAACGTCGGCAAGTCCTCGCTCGTCAATCGCTTCCTGGGCCGCCGCGAAGCCGTCGTGGAGGATTTCCCGGGCGTGACGCGCGATCGCATCTCCTACCTCGCGGAGTGGAACGGCCAACGCTTCTGGGTGCAGGATACTGGCGGTTGGGATCCCAATGTTGAGGGCATGCACGCAGCCATCGCCCGCCAGGCGGAAAACGCCATGGAGACCGCAGACGTCATCGTCTTCGTCGTGGACACCAAGGTTGGCATCACTGCCACCGACGAAATCATGGCGCGCCGCCTCCAGAAGTCGCAGGTTCCTGTCATCGTGGTGGCCAACAAATTCGACTCGGATAAGCAGTACGCCGACATGGCGGAGTTCTGGGGCCTGGGCCTTGGGGATCCGTGGCCGGTGTCCGCGCAGCACGGTCGGGGCGGTGCCGACGTCCTGGACCTCATCTTGGAGAAGTTCCCGGACGAGCCGCGCATGAAGTCGATTACCTCCGGACCACGCCGCGTGGCCCTGGTGGGTAAGCCCAACGTGGGCAAGTCTTCTTTGCTCAATAAGTTCTTGGGCGAGGAGCGCTCCGTGGTGGACAACGTCGCGGGTACGACGGTGGATCCGGTGGACTCCCTGGTGCAGCTCGACGAGCAGCTGTGGCGCTTCGTGGATACCGCGGGACTGCGTAAGAAGGTCAAGAACGCGCAGGGGCATGAGTACTATGCCTCCTTGCGCACTCGTGGCGTCATCGACGCGGCCGAGGTGTGCATCATGCTTATCGACGCCTCGGAGGAGGTCTCCGAGCAGGATCAGCGCGTGCTCAACATGGTGCTGGAGGCCGGCAAGGCCTTGGTCATCGCGTTTAACAAGTGGGACCTGATGGACGAGGATCGCCGCTACTACCTGGATCGGGAAATCGACCAGCAGCTCGCGCACCTGCCATGGGTCACGCGGGTGAATATTTCGGCCAAGACCGGCCGCGCCCTCCAGCGTTTGGAGCCAGCGATGATTGAGGCTTTGGAGAGCTGGGATCAGCGTGTGACCACCGGTCAGTTGAACAATTGGCTGCGCGAGGCAATCGCTGCCAACCCGCCGCCCATGAAAAACAACCGGCTGCCGCGCGTCCTCTTCGCGACCCAGGCCTCCACCCAGCCACCGACCATCGTGTTGTTTACCACCGGGTTCCTCGACTCCGGCTACCGCCGTTACCTCGAGCGGAAGTTCCGTGAGCGCTTCGGTTTCCACGGCACACCGGTGCGCATCGCGGTGCGTGTTCGCGAGCGTCGCGGTAAGCGTTAAACAGCGTTTAACCTGCAGTGACACGGGGCTTGAGATGTGATCAATCTCAAGCCCCTTCGTTGATGTCTACATCTGGAGTGGCGTTTACAATGAGGTGGTAATAACCACCTGAGTTTGAAGGGCGCACCATGCTTGCCTCTGTGCTTGACCCCACCTCCGGGTTAGCAATCACCATCCAAATCCTCATCATTCTTTTCGCACTGCTGCTGGGCACTCGCTTTGGCGGCATCGGACTAGGCCTCATCTCCGGCATCGGCTTGATGCTCATGGTCTTCCTCTTCGGCCTCACTCCGGGTGAGCCGCCAGTGTCGGTCATGCTCACCATCATTGCGGTGATCGGCTGCGCCTCCACACTGCAACAGGCCAAGGGCCTCGACGTGATGATGCAATTCGCGGAGAAGTTGCTCCGCGCCCATCCCGAGCGGATTACCATCCTCGCTCCACTCACCACATGGTTCCTCACCGTGCTGTGCGGCACCGGCCACGTCGTGTACACGATGTTCCCCATCATTGAAGACATCGCTGTGAAAAAGGGGATTCGCCCGGAGCGCCCCATGGCCGTGGCTTCCACCTCGTCGCAGATGGGCATCACGGCATCGCCAGTGTCAGTCGCCACCGTCTCCCTAGCCTCGATCCTGGCCGAAAACGCTGGTGTCATTGACAAAGCCTATTCCATCCCACAGATCCTCATGGTGGCCATCCCGGCCTCGCTCGCTGGCGTCATCTTGGCCGCCCTGTGGTCCCTGCGCCGCGGTAAGGACTTGGATAAGGACCCTGTGTTCCAGGAACACATGCAGGACCCGGAGTTCCGCGCAGCAATGGAAGCCAGCGGCGAGTCGCTTTTGGACAAGGTCTTCCCCACGTCTGCCTTCCGCGCGGTGTGGATCTTCCTCATCGCCATCGCCAGCGTGGTGGTCCTCGGCGCCTTCGAGGCATTGCGCCCCATCGTGAGCGACGGCGAGGGCGGCATGGAACCGTTATCCATGAACCTGGTGATCCAAATGGTCATGCTTGTGGCCGGCGCGTTGATCCTCTTGTTCTGCAACCCCGACCCGAAGAAAATTGCCTCCACTCCAGTGTTTAAGGCCGGCATGACCGCGGTGTTTTCCGTATTCGGTGTCGCCTGGATGGCGGATACCTTCTTCCAGACGCACATCGACGCCCTCGAGGGCGCACTTGGTGGCGTCGTCCAGGCCGCACCGTGGGCCTACGCGGTGGTGCTCCTCATCGTCTCCAAGCTGGTCAACTCCCAGGCGGCCGCTCTCGTGGCCATCGCCCCGATTGGCCTCCAGCTCGGTATCGACCCCGCCATCATCGTCGGCTTCTACGGCGCCGCCTACGGTTACTTCATCCTGCCGACCTACCCGTCTGACCTCGCCTGTATCGGCTTTGACCGGACCGGTACCACCCACATCGGCAAATTCGTTATTAACCACTCGTTCATTATCCCGGGCTTCATTAGCGTGATCACGTCCTGCGTGGTCGGTTCGCTGCTGGCCCAGGTGCTGCTCTAGTAGCTATTCTTCCCCTCCGCGCCGATACGAAAACGCATCGGTGCGGTAGGGGATGTCCACTTCCTGACCCGGGCTAAAGCCCATGTGCTCGAACAGATACCAGTTGAGGTTCCCTGTCATGCGCTCGCGGATTTTCGCTCCGTTGCGAAGCCAATACGCCCGCGTGTGCATCAAAAGGTGAAGCTGTTCGACCGTGAGCCGGTGGGACCAGGTGGTGCGCACGACGTCGCCAAGCTCCCATGGTGAGGCGACCTCGGGGAAGAAGCCAGGGCGTTGAATATCTCCGGAATGCATGATGCGAGCGAGGCGCAAGATCCACGGGTCCGCGCCGACATCTATGGTGTTCCACGCCAGCACCAAGCGGCCCCGTGGCACGATAACGCGATCCATCTCTGCGCTCGCCTGAGCGACGTCCACCCAATGCCAGGTTTGGGCGCACGTTACTGCCGCACACGTATCGGCCCCCAGGGCAGTGGCTTCCGCGGTCGCGCGCCAGGCCGGCACGTCATGCAAGGCCGCGAACTGCCGCAACATATCCGCTGAAGGGTCGCACGCGAGCGTCGACAAGCCGCGGGTTACCAACCCGGCGGTGAACTTCCCGGTTCCCGCCCCGCAGTCCAATACCGGGCCGGGGTAGGAATCTTCTAAGAGCGCGTACACCTCCGTGGGGTAGTCAGGACGAACCTCGTTATAGGTCGCCGCCCCTTGAGCGAAGGCGCCCGCGGAACGCTGGCGGTGAGCCGTATCACTGAACGTGGGCGCCTCTTTTTCGCTGGGGGCGCGGTAGCTAGGGAAGTGGGCGGGATCCGGGAAAGTCATGATGGTGTATGAATCTACCGTTTCCGGGCCGCGGTCAAATAGAATGGCTGGCTATGGTCAACTTCCCCGCCCCCGACGACGAGCACTGGCTGCTGAAGGTCGTCTTCTCCTACAAGCATAAGACCATACCGTCAGGCCTGCTCATGGCATTCACCTTCGTGTGCAACGGCATCACCCCTGTGATTGTGGGGCGGGCGATTGATGAGGCCATCGGGGTGAGTGACTCCGACCGATTGCTCGTGTGGCTCGGAGTCCTGGTTGCTGTGTTTGTGCTCAACGCGTCGGCCTCATGGAACGCGCGAAAACTTTTCATCACTGCGCAGCAGGAGGTGGCTCACGAACTGCGAATGGCCACGACGGATAGGATCTCTGACCCACGCGGCGTCGGCGGGCGACGGCGTACGGCAGGAGAACTCCTCTCCACAGCCTCCGCCGATACCCAAAGAGTGGCTGAAGCCGTGATTATGACGGTGTTCCCCGTGGCAGAGATCGTCTCCATCCTTTACGTCGCGGTCATGGTGTCGTTTATTCACCTTCCGCTGGGCGTGGCGGTGCTTCTCGGCGGGCCATTGGTGGTGTTTACCTCAATTAAGACGGCCGCGCCGCTGCGTAAGAAATCAGGCGCTCGCCAAAAGGCGCTTGCGGCGACATCGGCGATGGCCACCGACGTAGTAGCGGGACTCCGGATCCTCAAAGGTATCGGTGCGGTGGAAACCGTGGGAGCGCGGTACAAGGTGAGCTCCGATGATGCCTACGCAAAGACCCTTGCCGCCAATGGATCCCGCGCAGTTCTCAACGCGGTCACGGAATCGATCGGTGCGCTGTACGTGGTGGCGGTGGGTCTGACCGCGGGCTGGTTGGCACTGCGTGACGTGATGACCGTCGGCGAGCTGATTACTGTCGTCGGTCTGACCCAGTTCATCATCACGCCGATGACTATGCTCGGTAAGAATATTGCGTCGCGGTGGGCAACCGCCCAGGCCTCTGGCCGCCGCGTGCAAGACGTTCTTAGGGCGCCAGCGGAGCATGGGGACTTTGAGCCCGACGTGCCTGCGCTCCTGCCAGGCATGAGCGTGGTGACGACACCGCCGAGCGAGGAGGACATGGAGGTCCTGCGTAGCTGGCCGCGCTCCCGAGCTCTCGTCGCTCCACATAGCGCAGACCTCTTCCAAGGCAGCGTGACCGACAATATTCTTGCCGCCTCCCGAGCCCGGTTGGCGGACCAGGCAGCAGTTCAGGCATCTGACACAGATGCAGCTGCGGAGGAGCTGTCTAGCCATGCGTTGTGGGTGGCTGCCGGTGGGGATATTACGGATCGCGAGCTCGGTGAAGGCGCTGCAAACCTCTCGGGTGGCCAGCGGCAGCGCGTGGCGCTGGCTCGCGCCATCGCGACGAAACCCGAGGTTCTTATTCTGAGCGATCCCACCACTGCGGTTGATTCAGTGACGGAACAAGATATTGCCCACAGGGTGGCTGCTGAGCGGGGTAGCGCACCGACCCTGGTGTTTAGCCAATCTCCGGCGTGGGCAGCGGTAGCGCGACGCCGAGTCAGCACATGGCAGGAGGTGCTCGAACCATGAGGTTTCCTACAGCACGTTTCCCACAGGTGCGCCGCGAGGTCGCTGCACAAATCTCTCAGGTGCCCGGCGCGCGCCGCTGGGCAATGGTGGCCATCGTGTACCTGGTCTTGGGCTCTGCGGCCAACATCATGGTGCCCATCCAATTGGGGCACATCGTGGACCTCATCACAGGGGAGAGCACCAGAAGCCTCCAGGGGATAGCCATCACGCTGGTGTGTGCCGCGATCGCTGCAGCCGGGCTGTCAGCCTTGGGTTTCTACATCCTGTCGCGGATTACCGAGCGCATCATTGCCAACCTCCGAGAGTCCATGGTGACCACCGCCCTGGGCCTACCGGTGCACCGCGTTGAGGACGCCGGCAGCGGCGATCTGGTCTCCCGTTCCACCGACGACGTCGCAGAGCTGTCCGCGGCAGTCACAGAGACGGTGCCGGTGCTCACCACGTCAGTATTTTCCGTACTTGCGACCGGCGTAGCCTTGATCAGCCTGGACTGGCAATACCTGGCGGTCATCGCGGTAGTCTCGCCCATCTACTATGTGGCCGCGCGCCGCTACCTCTCCGTGGCGCCGGACCGTTACAGCGCAGAGCGACAGGCTCGTGCCGAGCGCGCGGACCGGGTACTCGAAGCCATTCGCGGCCGGGACACTGTACGCGCCTATGCGCTGGAACAGACCATGCACGACCGCATCCACTCTTCGAGCCGTGCCGTCGCCGCCTTAGGTTATCGTGCGCGCCGAACGATGATGGTCCTGCAATTGTGGATGACTGGTGCTGAATTGACGATGCTCGTCGTGGGACTTGTTGTGGGCTATCACGCGGTGGCCACCGGCGACCTAACCGTCGGCGCCGTCACCGGCGCGATGCTC
Proteins encoded in this region:
- a CDS encoding ParA family protein — encoded protein: MSDEGLFEAQGEQLGLTGRPVRELPEPKPLDSHGPATILSMCNQKGGVGKTTTTINMGACLAEFGRRVLLVDLDPQGALSAGLGINHNDIEDTIYDVMLDNQTSIHSAILHTATPGLDVVPANIDLSAAEIQLVNEVGREHTLARALRPVSRDYDFIIIDCQPSLGLLTVNALACSAGVIIPMECEFFSLRGLALLTDTVEKVSERINFDLEVLGILVTMFDRRTKHAREVMSRVVDYFDDKVFDTVITRTVRFPETSVAGEPITSWAPSSQGAEQYRNLAREVIERTERHRR
- a CDS encoding segregation and condensation protein A, with the translated sequence MEGTRRGDAAPPAGRAEQPEITGFRIALANFEGPFDLLLQLISAKKLEVTDVALAEVTDEFVAYVRALGDTADLDEVTEFLVVASTLLDLKAARLLPRGEVDDLDDLELLESRDLLFARLLQYRAYKKVADQFAQWQREAQRRYPRVVGLEEQFAQLLPPVALGHSPASFAELAASVFRPKPPEEVATGHVHQVAVSVPEQAGKIMSTLKLLGPEQWMSFAALTRDCTESMHVVGRFLALLELYKARAVDAEQPEALEELNVSWTGLDVDPAVVAAANWD
- the scpB gene encoding SMC-Scp complex subunit ScpB; translated protein: MDLPLISPLRSHIESIVLVVDTPVSAAAIAHAVDAELADVVAVLKEIAAEFDSRGSGMELRESAEGWRLYTRQDNAGVVEKFLLDGTQSKLSRAALETLAVVAYRQPVTRAQVAGVRGVNVDGVMRTLTLRGLVREVEAPEGQSAGGAHFYETTELFLELLGIDSLDRLPDLAPLLPDIDSIDEDF
- a CDS encoding pseudouridine synthase, with product MTPPARREGTPDSQGDKRAPRAADILISNAKPAKRQHVRKSDRDSARKKATAESVAAELGADWLYENEPHSQNHHGASQGERLQKVLAKAGVASRRHAEILIDAGRVEVNGEVIKRQGVRVDPSVDVIRVDGVRINVNEDMEYFILNKPRGMQSTMQDELGRPCVGGVLSERTASGQRLFHVGRLDADTEGLLLLTNDGELANRLMHPKYEVKKTYLATVLGEADNKLVRQLKDGIELEDGMAKADFVQVVDKNQGYSLIRVELHEGRKHIVRRMLKEAGYPVQRLVRTKIHTVQLGEQKPGHLRALNSAELTSLFKVVGM
- the cmk gene encoding (d)CMP kinase, with the protein product MEVHSLFDVSNMPNQGLIFAVDGPSGTGKSTTCRALAKRLGAKYVDTGAMYRVATLAVLRAGVDPADAPRVIEVTTDMPMDVSDDPDSKAVLLAGEDVSAEIRGDAVTRNVSAVSAIPEVRDNLVTLQRKLANDAHRAIVEGRDIGTVVLADAPAKAYLTASAAVRAQRRHDQNLAAGMESDFDTVLADVERRDAADSSRATSPLRPAEDAVVVDTSEMTLDEVLNRLTQIAKESAR
- the der gene encoding ribosome biogenesis GTPase Der, yielding MTEKPSQNPGQLPDENEETQIVYHAPGGGEIDASSVWVEEEAAANHGGWAADDFDEEDFDYEFDESELDESEFGEPDFGDDEPLSEEDWEALAAEYGIGGADVTEEALCTVAIVGRPNVGKSSLVNRFLGRREAVVEDFPGVTRDRISYLAEWNGQRFWVQDTGGWDPNVEGMHAAIARQAENAMETADVIVFVVDTKVGITATDEIMARRLQKSQVPVIVVANKFDSDKQYADMAEFWGLGLGDPWPVSAQHGRGGADVLDLILEKFPDEPRMKSITSGPRRVALVGKPNVGKSSLLNKFLGEERSVVDNVAGTTVDPVDSLVQLDEQLWRFVDTAGLRKKVKNAQGHEYYASLRTRGVIDAAEVCIMLIDASEEVSEQDQRVLNMVLEAGKALVIAFNKWDLMDEDRRYYLDREIDQQLAHLPWVTRVNISAKTGRALQRLEPAMIEALESWDQRVTTGQLNNWLREAIAANPPPMKNNRLPRVLFATQASTQPPTIVLFTTGFLDSGYRRYLERKFRERFGFHGTPVRIAVRVRERRGKR
- a CDS encoding anaerobic C4-dicarboxylate transporter; the encoded protein is MLASVLDPTSGLAITIQILIILFALLLGTRFGGIGLGLISGIGLMLMVFLFGLTPGEPPVSVMLTIIAVIGCASTLQQAKGLDVMMQFAEKLLRAHPERITILAPLTTWFLTVLCGTGHVVYTMFPIIEDIAVKKGIRPERPMAVASTSSQMGITASPVSVATVSLASILAENAGVIDKAYSIPQILMVAIPASLAGVILAALWSLRRGKDLDKDPVFQEHMQDPEFRAAMEASGESLLDKVFPTSAFRAVWIFLIAIASVVVLGAFEALRPIVSDGEGGMEPLSMNLVIQMVMLVAGALILLFCNPDPKKIASTPVFKAGMTAVFSVFGVAWMADTFFQTHIDALEGALGGVVQAAPWAYAVVLLIVSKLVNSQAAALVAIAPIGLQLGIDPAIIVGFYGAAYGYFILPTYPSDLACIGFDRTGTTHIGKFVINHSFIIPGFISVITSCVVGSLLAQVLL
- a CDS encoding class I SAM-dependent methyltransferase, yielding MTFPDPAHFPSYRAPSEKEAPTFSDTAHRQRSAGAFAQGAATYNEVRPDYPTEVYALLEDSYPGPVLDCGAGTGKFTAGLVTRGLSTLACDPSADMLRQFAALHDVPAWRATAEATALGADTCAAVTCAQTWHWVDVAQASAEMDRVIVPRGRLVLAWNTIDVGADPWILRLARIMHSGDIQRPGFFPEVASPWELGDVVRTTWSHRLTVEQLHLLMHTRAYWLRNGAKIRERMTGNLNWYLFEHMGFSPGQEVDIPYRTDAFSYRRGGEE
- a CDS encoding ABC transporter transmembrane domain-containing protein; translated protein: MVNFPAPDDEHWLLKVVFSYKHKTIPSGLLMAFTFVCNGITPVIVGRAIDEAIGVSDSDRLLVWLGVLVAVFVLNASASWNARKLFITAQQEVAHELRMATTDRISDPRGVGGRRRTAGELLSTASADTQRVAEAVIMTVFPVAEIVSILYVAVMVSFIHLPLGVAVLLGGPLVVFTSIKTAAPLRKKSGARQKALAATSAMATDVVAGLRILKGIGAVETVGARYKVSSDDAYAKTLAANGSRAVLNAVTESIGALYVVAVGLTAGWLALRDVMTVGELITVVGLTQFIITPMTMLGKNIASRWATAQASGRRVQDVLRAPAEHGDFEPDVPALLPGMSVVTTPPSEEDMEVLRSWPRSRALVAPHSADLFQGSVTDNILAASRARLADQAAVQASDTDAAAEELSSHALWVAAGGDITDRELGEGAANLSGGQRQRVALARAIATKPEVLILSDPTTAVDSVTEQDIAHRVAAERGSAPTLVFSQSPAWAAVARRRVSTWQEVLEP